The region TCGATGTAGAGCATCAGCCCGTACCGGTCCTGTAGCTCCAGCAGACCGTCCAGCGCCGCCGCACCCCCCATCGAGTAGGCACCGTCGGCGACGTAGGCGACCCGGGGGTACTTGCGGCAGACGTCCTCAAGGTAGTTGAGATCGTTGTGGTCACAGGTGAGGACGGTGGTCTCGTCCGCGCAGATGGGCTTGACGTACGACATACAGAAGTGGCAGAACCGGTCGAAGACCATCACCCGGGGCCCGCCCCCGTCGAGGTGGCCCGAGGCGATCAGCGGCAGGATGCCCGCCGTCAGCGCGCTGCACGACGCCCCCGGCAGGATGTGCGCGCCGAACAGCTCGCCGAGTTCCTCCTCCAGCCGAGCCAGCAGGTTGTGCCGGATCCGGGTGGTGGAGACCACCAACCAGGTGGTCCCGGCCTCGCGCAACGCGTCCATCGCGCCCTCGATGACGGCGGGGTGGTAGTTGAGGCCGAGATAGGCGCAGGAGCACATGTTGACGAACTCGTGCCCGGTCTCCCGTACGACGAGCCGGTTGTTGGACTCGGCGTCGACGTGGATGCCGATCAGCCCATGGTCGGCGGCGGCCTGCCACACCGGGTCCGCGGTGCGGATCATCTTCTCGCCGTTGCGATACCGGCGGGGACCTACGATGCTCTGTGGGACATCCGTGTTGGTGGTCATCGGCTCTCCTGGGCGATGGTCGGGTACCGGTCCGGCACCATCGGTCACGGCTGCGGTCGTTGGCGGGTAGGCAGTCACGGCTGCGGTCGTTGGTGGGTAGGCGGTCACGGCTGCGGTCGTTGGCGGGTAGGCGGTCACGGTGGGTGGGTCAGCGCGACGAGCCGAACTCGTCGAGCAGACGGCGGGAGGCCTCGAAGAACGGCTTGCCGACCATCGAGCCGTCGACCACGGTTATCCCCTGCCCGTGTTCCTGGGCTGCAGAGACGACCCGACGGGCACGGTCCAACAGCTCGGCGTCGGGCGAGAAAGTCTCGTTGATCACGGTCACCTGGTGGGGGTTCAACGCCACCTTCCCGCTGAAGCCCAACTCCCGCGCCAGGGTGGCCTCGTACTGGACCTGGGCCGCGTCGGCCAACTCG is a window of Micromonospora polyrhachis DNA encoding:
- a CDS encoding 8-amino-7-oxononanoate synthase family protein is translated as MTTNTDVPQSIVGPRRYRNGEKMIRTADPVWQAAADHGLIGIHVDAESNNRLVVRETGHEFVNMCSCAYLGLNYHPAVIEGAMDALREAGTTWLVVSTTRIRHNLLARLEEELGELFGAHILPGASCSALTAGILPLIASGHLDGGGPRVMVFDRFCHFCMSYVKPICADETTVLTCDHNDLNYLEDVCRKYPRVAYVADGAYSMGGAAALDGLLELQDRYGLMLYIDDSHSLSIIGERGEGFVRSRLTMNPLTVIVSSLGKGFGTGGGIAMLGSAEMHRFLARHAGPVGWSQNMAVPLVGASLASAAIHRSPELGELQRRLQSNVDYFDQLLPTSFAGNGLPVRRITVGESERAVQLSAELYRRGFYSSAVFFPIVPKGEAGIRIMIRADIEREQLAEFAGHVQELTADH